The following is a genomic window from Polaribacter atrinae.
AAAATGGTAAACAATTTATGCTTTCTAAATTAAATGATGCCGAAAATTATTTATTGATTTTTTGGAGCACTACTTGCTCTCATTGTATTACAGAAGTACCTCAAGTACATACATTTTTAAAAGAAAATGACAAGGTAAAAGTAATCGCTTTTTCTTTAGAAGAAGATGCTTATGGTTGGAATAGTTTTAAGAAGACATTACCAAATTGGCATCATGTTTTAGGGTTAAATAAATGGCAAAACAAAACTGCTAGAACTTATAATATTGTTTCTACACCTAGTTATTTTATTTTAGATGCTAACAAAAAAATAATTGCAAAACCAGAACACTTAAAAGATGTAAAACTATTTTTCGCAAATAAATAATGATCAAAAAAGCACTTATAGCTCTAGTTTTCTTTATTAATTATACTGCTGTAAGTCAACATTTTTTTAAGATTAATTATACTGCTCCAGAATTTAAGTTATGGCTTACAGACGGCTCTAAATTAACCAATAAGGACATTAAAGGAAAAGTAGTAGTTTTTAAATTTTGGTTTACTTCTTGCATGCCTTGTTTAACAGATATTCCTAAATTAAATGATCTTGTTAAAGAGTTTGATAAAAGAGATGATCTTCTTTTTATAGCACCTGCTTTAGACAGAAAACCTGTGGTTGAAAAGTTACTAAAAGCACATCCTTTCAACTTTAAAATAGCTTATTCTGCTATGGATGTTAGTAAGAAATTTAACAAGCAACAAGTATACCCTTCTTATTTTATCATCAATAAAAAAGGCAAAATTGCTTACATAGATAGTGGCAGTAAAAAATCTGACATTAATGATTTAAGAAAAGCAATTGTAAAAGCATTAAAATAATTATTTCTTTTTCTTAGCTTGTTTTAAAGAAGTTATAACAATACCTATTATCACTAAAAAAGCACCAAAAAACTGAACTAAAGTCAATCTTTCTCCTAAAAAAAAAGACGCTAATATTATGGTAGATATTGGCCCAACACCTGCAACAATAGCAAAGTTTGACGAGCTAATCATCTTAATAGAAGTACTTACTAAAAACGAAGGAATTACGGTTGCAAATATT
Proteins encoded in this region:
- a CDS encoding TlpA family protein disulfide reductase, with product MIKKALIALVFFINYTAVSQHFFKINYTAPEFKLWLTDGSKLTNKDIKGKVVVFKFWFTSCMPCLTDIPKLNDLVKEFDKRDDLLFIAPALDRKPVVEKLLKAHPFNFKIAYSAMDVSKKFNKQQVYPSYFIINKKGKIAYIDSGSKKSDINDLRKAIVKALK